One window of the Rhodococcus sovatensis genome contains the following:
- a CDS encoding copper transporter, which translates to MISMRQHAISIAAIFVALAIGVVLGSGLLSSGLVSGLRDDKTDLENQVGALQNTNNQLGEQLNSADGFDAAVSGRVVRDALLDRSVVVITTPDADPGDVDGITRSIEASGAAVTGRVSLTDSFVSAASGDDLRTRLTNVVPAGIQLRTGAIDQGSMAGDLLGSVLLLNAQTAEPQSSPEELALALETLRSGGFIAYDNGAVAPAQLAVVVTGGNSADGDGNRGAIVARFAGGLDARGAGTVLAGRTGSADGNGPVAVVRADAALSSGVSTVDNIDREAGRITTPLALQEQLDGGAGRYGTGPNSTAVTVGAPAR; encoded by the coding sequence GTGATTTCGATGCGCCAACATGCCATTTCGATCGCGGCGATCTTCGTTGCTCTGGCGATCGGAGTGGTGCTCGGTTCCGGACTGCTGTCCAGTGGTCTGGTGTCCGGGCTGCGTGATGACAAGACTGATCTCGAGAACCAGGTGGGAGCGCTGCAGAACACCAACAATCAGCTTGGCGAGCAGCTCAATTCGGCCGATGGTTTCGATGCTGCGGTGTCCGGTCGCGTAGTGCGCGACGCGTTGCTCGACCGTAGCGTCGTCGTGATCACCACCCCCGACGCCGATCCAGGTGACGTCGACGGCATCACCAGGTCGATCGAAGCGTCGGGCGCTGCGGTGACGGGTCGGGTGTCGCTCACCGACTCGTTCGTCTCGGCAGCGAGTGGCGACGATCTACGAACGCGCCTGACCAATGTGGTGCCTGCTGGTATCCAGTTGCGGACCGGTGCCATCGACCAGGGGAGTATGGCCGGCGACCTGCTTGGGTCTGTGCTGCTGCTCAATGCGCAGACTGCGGAGCCGCAGTCCTCGCCCGAGGAGTTGGCGCTTGCCCTCGAGACACTCCGGAGCGGCGGGTTCATCGCGTACGACAACGGCGCTGTGGCACCGGCTCAGCTTGCCGTGGTCGTCACCGGTGGGAACTCTGCGGACGGAGACGGGAATCGTGGTGCCATCGTCGCTCGATTCGCGGGAGGACTCGACGCCAGGGGAGCGGGAACGGTTCTTGCAGGCCGGACCGGTTCTGCGGACGGCAACGGTCCCGTCGCAGTCGTTCGTGCCGATGCGGCGCTCTCGTCGGGTGTGAGCACTGTCGACAACATCGACCGCGAAGCAGGCCGCATCACGACGCCGCTGGCGCTGCAGGAGCAACTGGACGGCGGCGCGGGCCGGTACGGAACGGGTCCGAACTCGACCGCAGTCACCGTCGGCGCCCCGGCTCGGTGA
- the recN gene encoding DNA repair protein RecN has translation MLEEIRIDSLGVISSASAQFHEGLTVLTGETGAGKTMVVTSLHLLSGARADAGRVRLGADRAVVEGRFSTETASAQVIDEVEKVLESAGAQRDEDDSIIALRTVNADGRSRAHLGGRSVPAAILSGFTDSLLTVHGQNDQLRLLRADRQLDALDRFAGDSVSTPLKKYRAARAEWLAARTELIDRTERSRELAQEADRLQFGLQEIDAVAPQPGEDVAIVDDVRRLGDLDSLRESAEGAGAALVGAVDDTGEGLSALYFLGEARTRLEGADDAILRDLLPRLNEALAVVTDVGADLTSYLADLPSDPSALETILNRQAELKSLTRKYAADVDGVIAWADDARERLSKIDVSADALADLSARVEETATEVAAAASKLTSARSKAAAKLAKAVSAELAGLAMGKAKLQLDLRTVPAGSQDSAPLSIDGVELHAGQSGVDEVEFKLSAHDGAQALPISKSASGGELSRVMLALEVVLAGSDKGATMVFDEVDAGVGGRAAVEVGRRLARLARTHQVIVVTHLPQVAAFADTHLVVDKADAKKGAANSGVKSLSSSERVVELARMLAGLDDTETGRAHAEELLATARADREN, from the coding sequence ATGCTCGAAGAAATTCGGATCGACAGCCTCGGTGTCATTTCGTCCGCAAGTGCCCAGTTCCATGAAGGTCTTACGGTTCTGACCGGCGAGACCGGCGCGGGCAAGACGATGGTCGTGACGAGCCTGCACTTGCTCTCCGGTGCGCGGGCCGACGCAGGTCGCGTTCGACTGGGGGCGGACCGGGCAGTCGTCGAAGGAAGGTTCAGTACCGAAACAGCGTCGGCCCAGGTCATCGACGAGGTCGAGAAGGTGCTCGAGTCGGCCGGTGCTCAGCGCGACGAGGACGATTCGATCATCGCTTTGCGCACAGTGAATGCAGATGGCCGGTCCCGCGCACATCTCGGCGGTCGAAGTGTTCCCGCTGCGATCCTGTCAGGATTCACCGATTCGTTGCTGACTGTCCACGGCCAGAACGACCAACTGCGATTGCTCCGAGCCGACCGTCAACTGGACGCGCTCGATCGGTTCGCCGGCGACTCCGTGTCGACGCCGCTGAAGAAGTATCGCGCTGCGCGAGCCGAATGGCTTGCGGCAAGAACAGAACTCATCGATCGAACCGAACGCAGCCGTGAGCTTGCGCAGGAGGCCGACCGTCTGCAGTTCGGCCTGCAAGAAATCGACGCAGTTGCACCGCAACCCGGTGAGGACGTTGCCATCGTGGACGATGTGCGACGGTTGGGCGACCTTGATTCTCTTCGTGAATCCGCCGAGGGTGCAGGGGCGGCACTGGTCGGAGCTGTGGACGACACAGGGGAGGGATTGTCTGCCCTGTATTTCCTCGGTGAAGCGCGAACCAGGCTCGAGGGCGCGGACGACGCGATTCTGCGAGATCTGCTTCCGCGGTTGAACGAGGCATTGGCCGTCGTCACCGACGTCGGCGCCGACCTCACGTCCTACCTCGCCGATCTGCCCTCGGATCCGTCCGCGCTCGAGACGATCTTGAACCGGCAGGCGGAGCTCAAGAGCCTGACACGCAAGTACGCAGCCGACGTCGACGGGGTCATTGCGTGGGCGGACGATGCCCGAGAGCGTTTGTCGAAGATCGATGTGTCGGCCGATGCCTTGGCCGACCTGTCGGCCCGAGTAGAGGAGACGGCCACCGAGGTTGCCGCCGCTGCCTCGAAATTGACCAGCGCGCGCAGCAAGGCTGCGGCGAAGCTTGCGAAGGCAGTCAGCGCCGAGTTGGCCGGGCTCGCCATGGGCAAGGCCAAACTGCAGCTGGACTTGCGCACTGTGCCTGCAGGCTCGCAGGACTCTGCACCGCTGTCTATCGACGGGGTCGAGCTTCACGCTGGTCAGAGTGGCGTAGACGAGGTCGAGTTCAAGCTGTCGGCTCATGACGGTGCTCAGGCGCTCCCGATCAGCAAGAGTGCGTCCGGCGGTGAGCTGTCACGGGTGATGTTGGCACTCGAAGTGGTGCTGGCAGGTTCGGACAAGGGCGCAACGATGGTCTTCGACGAGGTCGACGCCGGTGTCGGTGGCCGGGCCGCGGTCGAGGTCGGCCGTCGGCTGGCTCGATTGGCCAGAACACACCAGGTCATCGTCGTCACGCACCTTCCGCAGGTCGCCGCATTTGCCGACACTCACCTGGTCGTCGACAAGGCGGACGCAAAGAAGGGCGCGGCCAACAGCGGAGTGAAGTCGCTGTCGTCGTCGGAGAGGGTCGTCGAACTGGCTCGGATGCTCGCTGGACTCGACGACACAGAAACCGGCCGCGCACACGCGGAAGAGCTCCTGGCGACGGCCCGAGCTGATCGCGAGAACTGA
- a CDS encoding CTP synthase — MSRLQSRSDTKHIFVSGGVASSLGKGLTASSLGQLLTARGLRVTMQKLDPYLNVDPGTMNPFQHGEVFVTEDGAETDLDVGHYERFLDRDLSGFANVTTGQVYSAVIAKERRGEYLGDTVQVIPHITDEIKSRILAMNGPDLQGHQPDVVITEIGGTVGDIESQPFLEAARQVRHDVGRENVFFLHVSLVPFLAPSGELKTKPTQHSVAALRSIGIQPDALILRCDRDVPPGLKNKIALMCDVDVDGCISTPDAPSIYDIPKVLHREGLDAYVVRKLGLPFRDVDWTVWGGLLERVHEPRETVRVGLVGKYVDLPDAYLSVTEALRAGGFAHRSKVEIKWVPSDECATPAGAQAALGDVDAVLIPGGFGIRGIEGKLGAIEFARTRKVPLLGLCLGLQCMVIEAARSVGLTDANSAEFEPDTKYAVISTMADQEDAVAGDADLGGTMRLGAYPAKLDKGSVVAGAYGTTEVSERHRHRYEVNNTYRDRISKSGLVFSGTSPDGHLVEFVELPASVHPFFVGTQAHPELKSRPTRPHPLFAALINAALVYKAAERLPVDIHGEDAAKDSEFPVSGATAESVG, encoded by the coding sequence TTGTCACGCCTTCAGTCGCGATCTGACACCAAGCACATCTTCGTCAGCGGAGGCGTCGCGTCTTCGCTCGGCAAGGGCCTTACGGCGTCCAGCCTCGGCCAGCTACTGACAGCACGTGGCCTTCGCGTCACCATGCAGAAGCTCGATCCCTACCTGAATGTGGATCCGGGCACCATGAATCCGTTCCAGCACGGCGAGGTCTTCGTGACCGAGGACGGTGCCGAGACGGATCTGGACGTCGGTCACTACGAGCGGTTCCTGGATCGTGATCTGTCCGGTTTCGCGAACGTGACGACCGGACAGGTGTACTCGGCGGTAATCGCCAAGGAGCGCCGCGGCGAATACCTCGGCGACACCGTTCAGGTCATCCCGCACATCACCGACGAGATCAAGAGTCGGATCCTGGCGATGAACGGTCCCGACCTTCAGGGCCACCAGCCCGACGTCGTGATCACCGAGATCGGTGGAACCGTCGGCGATATCGAATCGCAGCCCTTCCTCGAAGCGGCCCGCCAGGTACGCCACGACGTCGGCCGCGAGAACGTCTTCTTTCTGCACGTCTCGCTCGTTCCGTTTCTCGCTCCGTCCGGTGAGCTCAAGACCAAGCCGACGCAGCACTCCGTCGCCGCTCTGCGCAGCATCGGTATTCAGCCCGATGCGCTCATCCTGCGCTGCGACCGCGACGTTCCCCCGGGGCTGAAGAACAAGATCGCGCTGATGTGCGACGTCGACGTCGACGGCTGCATCTCCACTCCTGACGCGCCGTCGATCTACGACATCCCCAAGGTCCTCCACCGCGAGGGTCTCGACGCCTATGTGGTCCGCAAGCTCGGCTTGCCGTTCCGCGACGTCGACTGGACCGTCTGGGGCGGTCTGCTCGAGCGTGTCCACGAGCCACGGGAGACTGTGCGCGTCGGCCTCGTCGGCAAGTACGTCGACCTTCCCGACGCCTACCTGTCGGTCACCGAGGCTCTTCGCGCCGGCGGGTTCGCGCATCGTTCCAAGGTCGAGATCAAGTGGGTGCCCTCCGACGAGTGTGCGACGCCGGCAGGTGCGCAGGCTGCTCTCGGTGACGTCGACGCAGTTCTCATCCCCGGAGGATTCGGAATTCGCGGAATCGAAGGCAAGCTCGGCGCCATCGAATTCGCACGCACTCGCAAGGTTCCGTTGCTCGGACTGTGCCTCGGTCTGCAGTGCATGGTCATCGAAGCGGCACGTTCGGTCGGCCTCACCGACGCGAACTCGGCCGAGTTCGAACCCGACACCAAGTACGCCGTCATCTCGACGATGGCCGATCAAGAGGACGCCGTTGCCGGTGACGCCGATCTCGGCGGCACGATGCGTCTGGGGGCATACCCCGCAAAGCTGGACAAGGGATCGGTCGTCGCCGGTGCCTACGGGACAACCGAGGTGTCCGAGCGTCACCGTCACCGCTATGAGGTCAACAACACCTACCGCGACCGAATCTCCAAGAGTGGCCTCGTCTTCAGTGGAACGTCACCGGACGGGCACCTCGTCGAGTTCGTCGAGTTGCCGGCGTCCGTGCACCCGTTCTTCGTCGGCACCCAGGCGCATCCGGAGCTCAAGAGTCGCCCGACTCGTCCGCACCCACTGTTCGCCGCTCTGAT
- the steA gene encoding putative cytokinetic ring protein SteA has translation MKMPALLSRSQDSLPGISGIARVDRNTAKLLKRVGPGDIVVLDELDLDRLTADALVEAGVLAVVNASPSISGRYPNLGPEAIVANGIILIDSAGTEIFKKIKDGTKIRLNEGGVYTGDRRLAKGEEQSEAEISDRMIEAKTGLVDHLEAFSGNTIEFIRTESPLLIDGVGVPDIDIVLQDRHVVIVADGPGHAEDLKNLKPFIKEYQPIIIGVGAGADTAMKAGHRPDLIVGDPEDITAQTLKCGAEVVLPADSDGHANGLERIQDLGIGAMTFPATGAPADLALLLADHHGASLIVAVGSPASLDEFFDRGRRNTNPAAFMTRLKVGAKLVDAKAVATLYRSRVSGGAIALLILAALVAVIVALVVSNMGGEVMDWAVTMWNSFVTWVQGLLA, from the coding sequence ATGAAGATGCCGGCTCTGTTATCACGTAGTCAGGATTCGCTACCCGGAATCAGTGGTATCGCCCGGGTCGATCGCAACACCGCCAAGCTGCTCAAACGCGTCGGTCCGGGTGACATCGTCGTACTCGACGAACTGGACCTCGACCGTCTGACCGCAGATGCGCTCGTCGAGGCGGGTGTGCTCGCGGTCGTCAACGCATCCCCGTCGATATCGGGCAGGTACCCCAACCTCGGGCCGGAGGCGATCGTCGCAAACGGCATCATCCTGATCGACTCCGCTGGCACCGAGATCTTCAAGAAGATCAAGGACGGCACCAAGATTCGCCTCAACGAAGGCGGCGTCTACACCGGTGACCGGCGCCTTGCGAAGGGCGAGGAACAGAGCGAAGCCGAGATCTCCGATCGCATGATCGAAGCCAAGACCGGCCTCGTCGATCATCTCGAGGCGTTCTCCGGCAACACCATCGAGTTCATTCGGACCGAGAGCCCACTGCTCATCGACGGGGTCGGCGTCCCGGACATCGACATCGTCCTGCAGGACAGGCATGTCGTCATCGTTGCCGACGGACCCGGTCACGCCGAGGATCTGAAGAATCTCAAGCCGTTCATCAAGGAGTACCAACCGATCATCATCGGTGTCGGCGCGGGAGCGGACACGGCGATGAAAGCTGGTCACCGTCCGGACCTCATCGTCGGCGACCCCGAGGACATCACCGCGCAGACCCTCAAGTGCGGTGCCGAGGTCGTCCTCCCCGCAGATTCCGACGGGCATGCCAACGGCCTCGAGCGTATCCAGGATCTGGGCATCGGAGCCATGACGTTCCCGGCGACGGGTGCCCCGGCCGACCTGGCCTTGCTGCTTGCCGACCACCACGGCGCATCTCTCATCGTCGCTGTGGGTAGCCCGGCAAGTCTCGACGAGTTCTTCGATCGTGGACGACGCAACACCAATCCGGCAGCGTTCATGACTCGGTTGAAGGTCGGCGCCAAGCTTGTCGACGCGAAAGCCGTTGCCACGCTGTACCGCAGCCGCGTATCCGGTGGCGCGATCGCGCTGCTGATTCTCGCCGCGCTGGTTGCCGTCATCGTGGCGTTGGTCGTGTCCAACATGGGCGGTGAAGTCATGGACTGGGCCGTCACCATGTGGAATTCCTTCGTCACGTGGGTCCAGGGGTTGCTCGCGTGA